From a single Lolium rigidum isolate FL_2022 chromosome 7, APGP_CSIRO_Lrig_0.1, whole genome shotgun sequence genomic region:
- the LOC124678449 gene encoding pectinesterase-like produces the protein MSASYYEKRRHLFVLLSLTLAAAASAASAASDVSFYPSAETAAAAHCDGTLYPELCLSTLATVPDLHKKSLPEVITHACNLTETDVTAMSSNCSSYFRGKSLSARDRRALSDCVELLDTTMDDLRATISDLQDPAKSPIMDHCMTVLSAAITNQQTCLEGFSYQKGGDVLSHVEPGISHIARMVSNSLAMTRKLPGAGAPSPSTSSVHEERQPFTGYGQMVKGFPRWVKPGERRLLQAPASGIKANAVVAKDGSGAYTTVSAAVAAAPTNSKSRYVIYIKAGAYLENVEVGKNQKNLMFIGDGIGKTVIKASLNVVDGSTTFRSATLAVVGDNFLARDLTIENSAGPSKHQAVALRVGADLSAFYRCSFVGYQDTLYVHSLRQFFRECDIYGTIDFVFGNSAVVLQSCNLYARRPLASQSNIYTAQGRTDPNQNTGISIQKCKVAAASDLAAVQSSFRTYLGRPWKQYSRTVYLQSELDSVVDPAGWLEWDGTFALDTLYYGEYQNTGAGASTSNRVKWKGYRVISSLSEASTFTVGSFIDGDVWLTGTSIPFSTGL, from the exons ATGTCAGCCTCGTACTACGAGAAACGAAGGCATCTCTTCGTCCTCCTGAGCCTCAcactcgccgccgccgcatccgccGCATCCGCCGCGTCCGATGTCTCCTTCTATCCCTCTGCGGAGACCGCCGCTGCGGCGCACTGCGACGGCACACTGTACCCTGAGCTCTGCCTGTCCACGCTCGCCACCGTTCCGGACCTCCACAAGAAGTCCCTCCCGGAAGTCATCACCCACGCCTGCAACCTCACGGAGACCGACGTCACCGCAATGTCTTCCAACTGCTCCTCCTACTTCCGCGGGAAGTCGCTCAGCGCGCGCGACCGCCGAGCCCTGTCGGACTGCGTGGAGCTTCTCGACACCACCATGGACGACCTCCGGGCCACTATCTCCGACCTGCAAGACCCCGCAAAGAGCCCGATCATGGATCACTGCATGACCGTCCTCTCCGCCGCCATCACCAACCAGCAGACGTGCCTCGAGGGCTTCTCGTACCAGAAGGGCGGCGACGTTCTCTCCCACGTGGAGCCCGGCATCAGCCACATCGCCCGAATGGTCAGCAACTCGCTCGCCATGACCAGGAAGCTGCCCGGAGCCGGAGCGCCTTCGCCGTCCACCTCGAGCGTGCATGAAGAGCGGCAGCCGTTCACGGGGTACGGGCAGATGGTCAAGGGGTTCCCGCGGTGGGTGAAGCCTGGTGAAAGGCGGCTGCTGCAGGCACCGGCGTCAGGCATAAAAGCCAATGCGGTGGTGGCCAAGGACGGGAGCGGGGCGTACACGACGGTGTccgcggcggtcgcggcggcgccgaCCAACTCGAAGAGCAGGTACGTCATATACATCAAGGCCGGCGCGTACTTGGAGAACGTGGAGGTGGGGAAGAACCAGAAGAACCTCATGTTCATCGGGGACGGCATAGGCAAGACGGTCATCAAAGCCAGCCTCAACGTCGTCGACGGCTCCACCACCTTCCGCTCCGCCACACTGG CGGTGGTTGGCGACAACTTCCTGGCCCGCGATCTGACCATCGAGAACTCGGCCGGCCCATCGAAACACCAGGCGGTGGCGCTCCGCGTCGGCGCCGACCTGTCGGCTTTCTACCGCTGCAGCTTCGTGGGCTACCAGGACACCCTGTACGTGCACTCCCTGCGGCAGTTCTTCCGCGAGTGCGACATCTACGGCACCATCGATTTCGTGTTCGGCAACTCCGCCGTGGTGCTCCAGAGCTGCAACCTCTACGCGCGGCGGCCCCTGGCGAGCCAGAGCAACATCTACACGGCGCAGGGCCGGACGGACCCGAACCAGAACACGGGCATCTCCATCCAGAAGTGCAAGGTCGCTGCCGCGTCGGACCTCGCCGCCGTGCAGTCGAGCTTCCGGACGTACCTTGGCAGGCCGTGGAAGCAGTACTCGCGCACGGTGTACTTGCAGTCAGAGCTGGACAGCGTCGTCGACCCCGCGGGGTGGCTCGAGTGGGACGGCACATTCGCGCTCGACACGCTCTACTACGGCGAGTACCAGAACACGGGGGCCGGAGCTAGCACGTCCAACCGAGTGAAGTGGAAGGGTTACCGCGTGATCAGCAGCTTGTCGGAGGCCAGCACCTTCACGGTGGGGTCATTCATCGACGGCGACGTCTGGCTAACCGGCACGTCCATCCCCTTCTCCACCGGGCTGTGA